One Cucumis sativus cultivar 9930 chromosome 1, Cucumber_9930_V3, whole genome shotgun sequence DNA segment encodes these proteins:
- the LOC116404353 gene encoding uncharacterized protein LOC116404353 — protein sequence MSHIPMLVRYGGMWDERRRKYEGGMLKGIVVSKEITHKDLQAELYDLAEVDPSKFDVMIRCIYEIKVEHEAPTFELSNDRDLKFYLLSENPLKVPLYVSFEPKSNQSKKVLSKDYNSVSGSNQAHNLNPHPPIVMDTLNENEVHVREVEVGLCDNVIGTTSAIWESYESYDSKDETFTWEPVEMNSESFDIPQHRDGPTKDCKGKSKVRYSSSSQKLKTDMNDWSEESSTSEEFDVGQIFFSKKDLSMRLSVLAMKKNFQFVVKKSTKEVLFVRCIDNKCGWRLRAMRLKDSNIFKINVEHVLA from the coding sequence ATGTCACATATTCCCATGTTAGTGCGTTACGGTGGTATGTGGGATGAGAGGCGAAGAAAATACGAAGGAGGCATGTTAAAAGGCATCGTTGTCAGTaaagaaataacacataaagATTTACAGGCAGAATTATATGACCTTGCAGAAGTTGACCCTTCAAAGTTCGACGTAATGATAAGATGCATATATGAGATAAAAGTGGAACACGAAGCTCCTACATTTGAGTTAAGCAATGAccgtgatttgaagttttatcttcttagtGAAAATCCATTAAAGGTCCCTTTATACGTCTCATTTGAGCCTAAAAGtaatcaaagcaaaaaagtgTTAAGCAAAGATTACAATTCAGTATCTGGCAGCAACCAAGCTCATAACTTAAACCCTCATCCTCCAATTGTAATGGATACattaaatgagaatgaagTCCATGTtcgtgaagttgaagttggctTGTGTGATAACGTGATAGGGACCACTTCGGCTATATGGGAATCATATGAGTCATATGATTCGAAAGATGAGACTTTTACATGGGAGCCAGTAGAGATGAATAGTGAATCATTTGACATCCCACAACATAGAGATGGTCCTACAAAAGattgcaaaggaaaatctaaagTTCGTTACAGCTCTTCTAGCCAAAAGTTGAAGACAGACATGAATGATTGGTCCGAAGAAAGCTCTACAAGTGAGGAGTTTGATGtaggacaaatatttttttccaaaaaagattTGTCAATGAGATTAAGTGTCTtggcaatgaaaaaaaattttcaGTTTGTAGTAAAAAAGTCTACAAAAGAGGTTCTCTTTGTTAGATGCATTGACAACAAGTGTGGTTGGAGACTGCGAGCGATGAGATTGaaggattcaaatatatttaagattaaCGTTGAACATGTTCTAGCCTAG